aataaaactcgCCAGCCTGTGAGGTGGTTACTCCTATGGAACTCATACCCCAGATGGGAAGATGAATTGGCTTTCAGATGCATGAGAAGACAGGGAGATCCTCTCTCATCTTAAGCTGATATATGAGTATCCAACATACATAAAAGGCCTGGTCCACCAGATAGCATTCACAGCCAGCCAACCTGCAAATGGGAAAGATGGACGCTCTCTGGTAGATGAGGCCCTAAATAtcaatgcatatatatatatataaaaaatattccTGGTTCAacttattttgtatttaatgCAATGCAACTACTTTGGATACTATTCAAAGTATAATGGACCAAATTTTGCCTTGAGGTACATATCTCGCATTGATTTTAACTGAATATCATGTACATATCTGAGAGCAGATTTAGCCTAAATGTAAGGTATTAAATACATAAGTAGAAAGTTTATTTAGGTAATTATCATTTACATATATTTCATTGTCTAATTCTGAGCTATagttttaatattaaaatcaatataataACGATAATGGTGCCTTTCATTTTCCACAGTGAAAATAAATCCTGGAATAATATTTCTCTGTGTATAATATCTATCTATAGTCAGAAGTTAGGGATAATCCTACAACTCACAATCAGACTCAAAAACTAGTTAAATGTGTCATCTCTAATTTGTGAAAATACTACATTTAGGATAATAATCTCACTGTTATGTATTTCTTTATACCATTCATCTGAAATTATCAGGAACTTTTTCTGAAATTTTTATCTTTCTCTGCCAGACTATTTTATAAACGGATGATTTGCTTTTGGAGAGATTAGACAATTTTGAATTAGAATTGAACAAAGTTTTCTGGAAAGttattaggtgaattaaaaagGAGGTAAGAAAATATGATTATATCATTAGTTTAGGTTTCCTCAAAGAGGTGTCACTGTTCTCATTTAGAATTCTAGAATcttggaaatgtagggctggaagagacctccagAGGACATTTAATCCATCTCCCTCACTGagacaggattaagtatacctagactatccctgacaacggtttatctaacctgttcttaaaaatcttcagtgactgGAATTCTGTAATCTCtttaggtaacctgttccagtgcttaaatatCTTTTATAgtgagaaaattattttaaaagttagagGTTTATTGGCAAGAATTtgtctgcaaatatttttttttattgggccagattttgctctcagttattCAGGTGTAAATAGGGGAATAATTCCATATCCTTCAGGATATCCTTCATGATCAAATTCTGCTCATAATTACTTTTGGTTAAATATAGAAGTTGAGAGCAAAGTTTAGTCATACATTTTCATTTCTAtgattgagagcagaatttgacccaataagTATTATTACATTTTTGCTTTGTGGAGTTTTGAGTGTCCAGAAATACTGaagaaaatggaacatttttagGAGTTTGGAAGTTCTGAGTGGATTGAattaatgtgttttatttttcatttagtgCTGTAATTATTCTATGAAAATAATTTTGGCTGATCCTTTGAAGCTTGCTAACGATCTCTATCACAGGATGTCCATACTTTGCTAATATGGGGCAGATTCTGATTCTCTTACTCATATAAAGTAAAATTTTAttccatgagtaatcccactgaagtcaataggggaTATTCATGGTCAAGTGAAAGTAAGACTGGTTAATATATAAACTATGGCCATAAAAATACCCACCCTACATTTAACATAATGATACAAATGTGTGTGTACAAAGTAATGTTTCCTTGTATGGAATATAACTAATAGAAACATAgatttataaaaaaatatatatttaataaataaaactgcattttattTCATATATAAACTTTTGCCATGTTTAAAATGAATAATAGCAAAAAGGTATGTGAACACAgtcttgaagtccttaaatctcAATCTGAGATGGGAATGAGACCTGCATATATCTATTTTCACCATATTATAAATGTAATGAGACGTGATATTTGTATCAAGGAAAAATGGATATTTTTCATATTTCAGACATAACTCTGTTCTCCACCATCCCCACCAAATATAATGTGAAGGAAAACAAACATTCTGTTTGACTCTGGTAACACTTTGTATAACAATTCCAAATGGTTAGTTTAGAATTGCTTATGTATGTTGAAAGCAAATTCTGCAGAGTTCATATAATTCACAAATGATCATGCCTTAACCTAAGTTCTGAGATCTTTCCAGGAGCATCATGCACGCTTCTTCCAAAGTTCTGAGCTCTGAGGCAGGATGCTAAAAGACTCCCAACTGCCACCTTCTTGGGTTGcttcaaataaaaataacaaacagtCCTCTTGACAATATAAAAGGCCACTGCTAAGTCTTTCAAAGATGATATCTAGTAGATCATTTAAGTAATGTGCAATAAGCTGTGATGGTCAGGACTATGGGTGAACTTTGACACTCTTGCTATTTCATATACAAGGTTGTTTTACAAGCATATAGCACGAAAGACATCACTCAATGTCAAAAGACCCAATAGTCTTTTTCATGGATAAACTTAAGTTTTCTGATGGTCGATAGGAAAGGGAGCTCATTTTTGTTGTTAGCCTTGGATGTGCTCTGACATTTGGTGGAATGTATTTTAGTAGCtgcaggaaatattttttaaacttttttccaaaaaaaccatAAAGAAAGGGATTCAAGCAGTTGTTGAAGTAAGCTATGCAGATGGTGAAGGGCATAGCGGTATCCACAACATCAACAATTTGGCAATCTGTTATGATACGTAGCTGGATTAATACATCCAGAAAGGTAAACACTTGATGAGGAATccaggaaaagaagaagaaaagtacTATTGCCACAATCATCTTAAAAATCTCATCATTTCTGGTCTTGTTTTTCTGAATTTGGTAAGCCTTCTTCAGCGTCTTCCAGATTAAGGTGTAGCTTGTTAAAATTATCAAAAAGggaattaaaaaacccaacatgtTCTTAGATAAACCTAGCCCAACAGGCAGTGTTGTATTATGGGTCTTGTACCGAAAAGCACAAATTGTCATATTCATATTCTCAACAAAAAATACATCACGGTGAATTAAGACAGGCAAACTAGCCAGTCCTGCTAGCAGCCAGATGCCGATGCAAGTTATTTTGGCAACAAGCATGGTGCGCCGAAGTCGGGACTTCATTGGATGTACTATAGCCAGGTAACGGTCAATGCTAAGACATGTGAGTAGAAACACACTGGCATACAGGTTGAAACTTACCACAGCTGATGCTATTTTACATAAACAGTTGCCAAAAGGCCAGTGGTATTCCATGGCTGTGTAGGCTGCCCACAGTGGCAAAGTCATTAGGAAACACAAGTCAGCCAGGGCTAAATTCAACAGAAAGATGCTAGCCACAGTCTTTAATTTCATGTAGAAGCAAATGACAATGACCACCAAGCTGTTCCCAAATATGCCTACAATAAAGATGATGCTGTAAACAGTTGGAACCATAATGTATATATAGCCATGCCTTCCTGAAACGGGGCAGTCAACATGGATTCTTTTAACAGTCTCTTCGGTAGATGAATTAAGGCTCATCTTGATCTTTTCTGCTGCAGGATGGTTTCAGGCACAATATAAACTTTATCtgggtgaaaaagaaaaaaaatcacgagtgaggattttttgggggttttttgcaaTTAAATTTCAAGATTGTACCTTATGTAGCAATGATGAATCCAGTTCACTGAAGGAAATTTTAACTACACTTCTAAGGAAATGAGGATGTGAGAAATTAATCTACTTTTCATTAACTGAACATCTTCATTTGATTCAGTTGAAGTCTGGGTTACAGGCCAAATCCTTAACGAGCCCTTGttcaggcaaaattcctattgcaAACTGATGGGgaaacattttccagttctttaTATTTCTCTCAATGTGTGCTGTCTTCTCTTTGTATTAATGTACCCCGGGCTATACatgcttattttatgtatttaacacTACCAAAATCCTTAATTCTTTTTAACCTCTTATCATTGTATTTATTCTATTTCATTTTACACTCCCCTGGCCATATCTTGCCATCATTCTTTATGAAATCAGAATTTCAGCGCACAAATGGATGTTGGGATAGGACCTTTGGTTTGTTTCAGGTGGAAGCAAACATTTAGTGGTGCGTTCTAGGAGTACAAACTCACAGGTCTATTTTCCCCAGAGCCTttgcacaaaactcccattgatattaaCTGCCTCAATCCTGTAGTTGTTTCTTGCCTggaactcttattgacttcagtgggaaattcACACAGAGAATTTCTATGTAATTGGACCTAGGTGGAAATGATGTGCCTGGAACAGGTAGAATATAGCTGTTGCTGCATAGGACCAAATATGGAGTATGATACAAGTTGTGTATGATATTTAAATTCCCTGCCCACGTTTGCTCTCTCATTGAGCCAATGACGTATCTCACCCAGCCCTGTTCTCTGATTTGGGATGAGATCTAAAGCCAGGTAATgaattaagggcctgatcaaCTCTCGTTGAAATCCACAGGaatctttccatggacttcagtgggactggatTGAGCCTCTGCAATGCACTGCCCAATACCAAAGCCGTAACAAAAGAACAAACCCAGCTAAGGGAATCCTCAACACTGGCCCACAAACAGTATGAGGCAAAACTCAAACAAGGAACAAACACAATGCCCAAAATGTGATACATAATGTCAGTGCTGTTCTGGAAGGTAAAAACCACTCCACTCCACTGTATCCAATTAGTTTCAGGAAATTTTTTTCTTCCCATCCCAGAACTGGAAGTCAGCTGCTTCTCTAAGCAAACCAGCAGGTATGTTTTATATACCACAGTCTTTAGTGGAGAACAGCAGGCTGAAACTGACAACACTCAAATGGAAAAGTATTACTTATAAGTTGCCTTATTGCATACAAAAGAAATGGGGAAAAGAAAGGGGATGTGTAGCGGCGTTCCACATGTTTCTGTGGTTctgtaaataaaaaggaaagtttTCATTTAGCATAAatgattcctttatttctatgACACTATCTTTCTAATGTCACTGCAGTAAATACTAAAGATAGTAAATTTCCATGGTTCCAAATGTCCTTGCTTTCTGTTCCAGTTCAGTCATGGGGAAAAGATCGAATTTTAACCACCTAAATAAACAACTTTGAAATGCAGTGAGAATTTTGTATCTGTCCCAACATACGTTTAGCTGCTCTCTGGAAGCCATGGCAAACTATATGAATTGTGTTGAAGAGATTTGCTTTGCAGCCTTCAGCGGTTTACCAGCATTTCTAACTCTCCGAACATGCACAAAACCCAGAAGACCAGagcctcagctgctataaattgtGATGgctccatggatttcaatggaactatgcctgCTTACACCTTCTGATGGTTCAGCCCACAAAGTGTTCTTACAAATTCTAAAATGATatttttcataacattttaatTGTAAATGTAAAATTCTGAAGTGCTTACTCAGGTAATACTATTAAGAAGGACAATAGATCTTTGCCAACTGAACTGAACATGCGTAAGGACTTTAGGATTTGGCTCAATATTGATAGCTTCTTTTTAAGGCAAGCTAAAACTCAGATTCAGTATAATTTTCAATGAGGCTGTAACTTAAAGCAGAAATAGCTAATGACTATATGCAAAAAAGCCTCCCTGTGATAATAGgcagagaataaaaaaaaaacgcAGGTAATTACATTTTAGAAGAATCTTCTGTCTATCCAGGCTACTTTTTCAATAATCATAACGATGATGTGCCAAATGGACCAACTTACTCGGATGTCTTTTAGATTCTATACTTAGATGTCATGTTTGCCAGTTCATACAGTAAATATGATACATGTGCCATAGGCTAGAGTTTTATCTAAAGCTGTGAATTCAGGCTAGGTACTTATTTTGTTCTATGGTATCTGTCCTCTAATGTTCTTTCGACATAGTAGTTTAAGCCTAATTTCTTAGGACTATTTAGAGGTTACATAGGTAGAACTGAGTGGGTCTTACAACTTAGTGGTCTGTGGCATTCACCAGGACTGTAAACACATAAACCACTTACAAATTACAATCCCAGTAATTTAGATTGAAAAATATGATGTTTAATTGACAATGGAAAACAAATCTGTAAAAATCCAGGGTCAGATTGTTTTTGTTCCACACTGAAACCTTTAGAAAGGTTTCAGGGGAAGGAATCACAGCTCCTGTTACCTCTTCAGTTAGTACCTAAATATGGATCTAAGTGCCTAAATTTAGGAGCCCAAGTGTGAAAAATGTTGGCATAAGTCTACTAAAAATATGTCCAAGCTGCGTAAACATGTGCAAATTGTGTGAAGTCTATTTTATGGGGCACCTTTGGCTTTGCTAGGGCTTCTGTGGTGTGCAAGAACAGGCAATGGAAAACTTCTGGGACTAATACTGATACTTTGTTGTTGCtcattatttgtactacagtagtaCCAGAGGTTCCAATTAAGATCATGCTAAAAGTTTTACATAGACACAGTGGGAGACACTTCCTGTCTCAGAGAGCTTAAAACctaaatacacaagacagacaatggaagtattattttcccttttttaaaaaatgggaaactgaggcacagagaaattaaagctcagatttttaaaggtatttaggtgttctgctcagtgttgcaacatcTACCTGACTTAGAAGTCTACGGGCTTGTCTactgaactaaaaggtacctagtttgtaCCAATGTTGTCCTGTTAGAAGAGGACTAAGTTAATGCGAACTATGTATCATGCTGGCAGTGCCcgcatgggggagttacagcacaacACTTTGGTCCTCATGGCAGTTCACACTCCTGTAGTCCGCACTGCAGCGCAGCGTAGAAATAgcctcagagtatgtctacactgcagttgaagGTATGATTGCAGTTTGGGtaggcatacccatgctagctttaatttCGCTAGCATGCctgaaaacagcagtgaagacacagtggCTCCTTACCCAGGATTCAAGGGAGGCTTGTAAAGCATACACAAGCTGCCATCACACCTCCGACTGCAGTGTCAACAtagcctaagtctcactgaaagttaatgggacttaggtgcctaggtGCCCAAGTCACTTTGGCCTTCCAGTATTTAGCTGAGGAGTGCCTAaaaacctttacaaatctgggcctaagtgacttgcccaagatcacacaggaaatcaggCAGAGTCAGAAATTGAATTAGATCTCCTGAAGCTCAAGCCAGTGCCTTAGTCACCAGACCATCCTTTTACTTTAATAGGTTGTTCTTTTCTAAAAATGGAGTGAGCCTCAAATATGTTTTTTTCATGAGTAATGATCTGTTAATGCCTCATTTATCCTTCTGATACACTTCCTTGTTCTAGGAATAATGCTGGATTTACTAagctgattaatttaaaaaaagttaaaagggcAATTTCAAGATTTCAAGCTTCTTAGGAATTACATGAAGACTGGAATATCTAATTAAATGTAGCTTTAAATACAAAACTTTTATCAAGAACTACAATTAATTCCTCCCAATCTCAGCAACTCCTTCTGTAAATTACAATCTAGGTACCTTGTTTGTTACAAAtgtctcaaaaaaacaaaaccaaacctaaaAACCTCCTAACCAACCCTCAGttatttttaccattttttttcaAGTAAAAAAGTCACGCTAAACCCGCTGGCACAACAAATACCTTATATTCTGATTATCAGTGGCATGCTAACTTATTAACCCCTCAGGGCTCAAATTCATGGCTGTCCTTGCCTCACAAAATCTGGAATGTCACAGGTTTTAGCTTTATGGCCAGTCACACTATCCAGAGCCTATAAGGAAAATAGCAAATACTCCCCTGAAGCACGTTGTGGAGCCACCCAACATGATGTGAACTCGTGTGAATGCATATTTTTGTAACTTGTGCTCTGCAACAACATGGTCCATCTTTTCATAGCTTGCCTCAGCTTCAGGCTGGGACTGTACAGTCTATTAGTC
Above is a window of Natator depressus isolate rNatDep1 chromosome 9, rNatDep2.hap1, whole genome shotgun sequence DNA encoding:
- the AGTR1 gene encoding type-1 angiotensin II receptor, with product MSLNSSTEETVKRIHVDCPVSGRHGYIYIMVPTVYSIIFIVGIFGNSLVVIVICFYMKLKTVASIFLLNLALADLCFLMTLPLWAAYTAMEYHWPFGNCLCKIASAVVSFNLYASVFLLTCLSIDRYLAIVHPMKSRLRRTMLVAKITCIGIWLLAGLASLPVLIHRDVFFVENMNMTICAFRYKTHNTTLPVGLGLSKNMLGFLIPFLIILTSYTLIWKTLKKAYQIQKNKTRNDEIFKMIVAIVLFFFFSWIPHQVFTFLDVLIQLRIITDCQIVDVVDTAMPFTICIAYFNNCLNPFLYGFFGKKFKKYFLQLLKYIPPNVRAHPRLTTKMSSLSYRPSENLSLSMKKTIGSFDIE